One Niallia circulans DNA segment encodes these proteins:
- a CDS encoding SLC13 family permease — protein MTTEMILALGILILMIVMIMSDKFAFGAPPLLASLLLVVTGLSTVQEAFAGFVNPSVIMVAGFMVVMAGLMKTSLIGRVQSSMLALVNKGGYKSYAFLLVVVMLGASLAGTGSTGYYVLILSLISTIPYNKKMPTSKLMMPLGFATNHPLIPFNVALLYGVTVSVLETAGYTGGLSMSKFAVVNFILALGFLVWSLVAYRLLPDHSITEHSEYDEVAVTTEIVTMPKWKEYCTIAAFIVSVVGMMLMNVLDNAAYVIPGLAGAFLLIINVLDFKEVRDNMGAPVILMMAGVIGVADALANSGFTAMIGDFVAKSLGTDIHPFILIFIFALLTSTCATFTGSNMGAVYIFAPIAIATSISLGLNPAAAAIAVVISGWNGGYMPVDGMPAMILGMGKYKLPQFWLFTVPMYLIRIFALCVGAIIMFPVN, from the coding sequence ATGACAACGGAAATGATTCTTGCCCTTGGTATCTTGATCCTGATGATTGTAATGATTATGTCAGACAAATTTGCCTTCGGCGCACCACCACTCCTGGCCTCCCTTCTGCTAGTAGTCACAGGTCTGTCTACAGTTCAGGAAGCTTTCGCAGGCTTCGTGAACCCAAGCGTGATAATGGTCGCTGGCTTTATGGTTGTTATGGCAGGACTAATGAAGACTAGTTTGATAGGTAGGGTGCAGTCATCTATGCTTGCTTTGGTGAATAAGGGCGGCTATAAGAGTTATGCTTTTTTACTTGTGGTAGTTATGCTTGGTGCCAGTTTAGCGGGTACTGGTTCTACTGGTTACTATGTACTAATTCTGTCGTTGATATCTACAATCCCTTACAACAAAAAAATGCCTACATCCAAACTGATGATGCCTTTGGGATTCGCTACTAATCATCCACTGATTCCTTTCAATGTAGCACTTTTATATGGAGTTACTGTCAGTGTACTAGAAACAGCTGGTTATACCGGCGGGCTATCAATGTCAAAATTTGCTGTAGTGAATTTTATCTTGGCTCTTGGTTTCTTGGTATGGAGTTTGGTTGCTTATCGTCTTCTACCAGATCATTCGATTACAGAACATTCTGAATATGATGAAGTGGCGGTTACGACTGAGATTGTGACTATGCCTAAATGGAAAGAATACTGCACCATCGCTGCATTTATTGTCAGTGTGGTTGGTATGATGCTTATGAACGTATTGGACAATGCTGCCTATGTAATCCCGGGACTTGCAGGAGCATTCTTACTAATAATCAATGTACTCGACTTCAAGGAAGTTCGAGATAATATGGGTGCACCTGTGATCCTTATGATGGCTGGTGTTATCGGTGTTGCTGACGCTCTGGCAAACTCTGGATTTACAGCTATGATTGGAGATTTTGTAGCGAAATCATTGGGTACTGATATCCACCCATTTATTCTTATCTTTATCTTTGCACTTCTAACTAGTACCTGTGCTACTTTTACTGGTTCCAATATGGGTGCTGTTTATATCTTTGCGCCAATCGCTATTGCAACAAGCATTAGTTTAGGACTTAATCCTGCTGCTGCCGCAATTGCAGTCGTAATCTCTGGCTGGAACGGCGGATACATGCCAGTCGATGGTATGCCTGCCATGATTTTAGGGATGGGTAAATATAAGCTACCACAGTTCTGGTTATTTACAGTACCTATGTACCTAATCCGTATTTTTGCACTATGTGTAGGTGCTATTATTATGTTCCCTGTAAACTGA
- a CDS encoding sialidase family protein, translated as MSNNKLVVNESIPNGKLYHNDYTNIDFSLIPSGPFPTAHAPTIIKLENGDLLCAWFAGSFEGSPDISIVLSKFNHETQEWNEPKIISRDDTRSEQNPSFFHAPDKSVWLIYTSQEGRQPDKDNMQFTSIIKYQKTYDNGENWTEPEVLFSQSGVFARQTIQVLSNGRWIFSTWVCEDSKLGLTNDPTVFQVSDDEGLTWKEVRMPESNGRVHANVIELEAGHLVAFMRSRFADYIYRSESEDYGDSWTVPEPTILPNNNSSISAIKLNNDAIAIAYNANSANNPEKGKVAWPGLRNPVVVSVSEDGGNTWPIGRIIEYAEGYIGAENKTNNSQFEYPTIYQDGKGLLHLVYAYKNRLCVKYNSFSIEDIYGEKRENEGVYNPTSGEIN; from the coding sequence ATGAGTAATAATAAATTAGTAGTTAATGAGTCCATTCCAAACGGCAAATTATATCATAATGATTATACAAATATTGATTTTTCTTTAATTCCGTCTGGTCCTTTTCCAACTGCACATGCACCAACTATTATTAAGTTGGAAAATGGAGATTTATTATGTGCATGGTTTGCTGGTTCCTTTGAGGGGAGTCCTGATATTTCAATTGTATTATCAAAATTTAATCATGAAACTCAAGAGTGGAATGAACCGAAAATTATCTCGCGAGATGATACTCGTAGTGAGCAAAATCCATCATTTTTCCACGCACCAGATAAATCGGTCTGGTTAATATATACTTCTCAGGAAGGCCGACAACCAGATAAAGATAATATGCAGTTTACGTCGATTATCAAATATCAGAAAACCTATGACAATGGTGAGAATTGGACTGAACCAGAAGTATTATTTAGTCAGTCTGGTGTCTTTGCCAGACAAACAATTCAAGTATTAAGTAATGGTAGATGGATATTTAGCACATGGGTATGTGAAGATTCAAAATTAGGTCTTACAAACGATCCTACAGTATTTCAAGTATCAGATGATGAGGGACTAACGTGGAAAGAAGTACGCATGCCTGAAAGTAACGGCCGAGTACATGCCAATGTTATTGAATTAGAAGCTGGTCATTTAGTGGCATTTATGAGAAGTAGATTTGCGGATTATATTTATAGAAGTGAATCGGAGGATTATGGGGATTCTTGGACGGTACCTGAGCCAACAATCTTACCAAATAATAATTCAAGTATAAGTGCAATCAAACTAAACAATGATGCAATTGCAATTGCATACAATGCAAATTCTGCTAATAATCCTGAAAAAGGTAAAGTAGCATGGCCTGGATTAAGAAACCCGGTAGTAGTCTCAGTGTCTGAAGATGGCGGAAATACCTGGCCGATCGGTCGAATAATTGAATATGCAGAAGGTTACATTGGAGCAGAGAATAAAACAAATAATTCACAATTTGAATATCCTACAATCTATCAGGATGGAAAAGGGCTTTTACATTTAGTATACGCATATAAGAATAGACTATGTGTAAAATATAACAGTTTTTCAATTGAAGATATCTATGGTGAAAAACGTGAAAATGAAGGTGTATATAATCCTACATCTGGCGAAATAAATTAA
- the pdxA gene encoding 4-hydroxythreonine-4-phosphate dehydrogenase PdxA, which produces MKPIIGITMGDAAGVGSEIIVKALGHPTVYEICRPVVIGDAKMIKRAISITQAPLTVAEVASVTESKFQFGRIDCIDLNLLPADLPFGELSPQAGDAAFQYLKMAVELAMNKEIQSICTAPLNKEALHKGGHLYPGHTEILAELTETVDYSMMLSSPKLKVIHLTTHVGLIKAVQSITPERTYKVVKLAHETLTRAGYINPRIAVCGINPHAGENGLFGEGEEEEKLVPGIEQAIAEGINVSGPHPADTVFFRAVRGDFDLVVACYHDQGHVPIKVLGLEEGVNITVGLNGGVIRTSVDHGTAFDIAGKNIADERSMLAAIQSAADLSPKEVCN; this is translated from the coding sequence ATGAAGCCGATAATAGGGATTACCATGGGCGACGCCGCAGGAGTGGGTTCTGAAATCATCGTGAAAGCCTTGGGCCATCCAACTGTTTATGAAATATGCAGACCAGTTGTGATTGGTGATGCTAAAATGATTAAAAGAGCCATTAGTATTACTCAAGCACCATTAACTGTTGCGGAGGTTGCATCTGTCACTGAAAGCAAATTTCAATTTGGCAGGATTGATTGTATCGATCTAAATTTACTACCTGCTGATCTACCATTTGGAGAGTTATCACCACAAGCGGGAGATGCAGCCTTTCAATATTTGAAGATGGCTGTTGAACTGGCGATGAATAAAGAGATTCAATCAATTTGTACCGCACCATTAAATAAAGAAGCCCTTCATAAGGGAGGACATCTATATCCGGGACATACCGAAATTCTTGCAGAATTAACAGAAACGGTGGATTATTCAATGATGTTATCTTCACCTAAATTAAAGGTCATCCATTTGACCACACATGTTGGCCTGATTAAAGCGGTTCAGTCTATTACACCAGAACGGACGTATAAAGTGGTGAAACTTGCCCACGAAACACTAACACGTGCGGGTTATATAAATCCAAGAATTGCAGTTTGCGGAATTAATCCACATGCGGGTGAAAATGGCTTGTTTGGAGAAGGAGAAGAGGAAGAAAAACTAGTTCCGGGAATTGAGCAGGCAATTGCTGAAGGAATAAATGTAAGCGGTCCACACCCTGCAGATACGGTGTTTTTCCGAGCGGTTCGTGGTGATTTTGATCTTGTTGTTGCCTGTTATCATGATCAAGGCCATGTGCCAATAAAGGTACTGGGTTTAGAAGAAGGTGTTAATATCACGGTTGGTTTAAATGGTGGTGTTATTCGTACTTCTGTAGACCATGGCACTGCATTTGATATTGCCGGAAAAAATATTGCTGATGAAAGAAGTATGCTTGCAGCCATCCAATCTGCTGCTGATTTGTCTCCAAAAGAAGTTTGCAATTAA